The Porites lutea chromosome 11, jaPorLute2.1, whole genome shotgun sequence genome includes a region encoding these proteins:
- the LOC140953163 gene encoding rhodopsin, GQ-coupled-like, with amino-acid sequence MAVSDVITILLFLCKNFTDDQLGRVSHKFATFACKAFNIVGICIMVSFITLTVLALERYHALLKPFRTELRLSEDNVKKAIVFIWTTSVVICFPQFFFAEWSEERTSCVGPFDIMTEGSKIYTLLYVSIFILQSTIMFFCYGSLIRGFYFTATICSENDEEGNSEKKKLVLTFLLASLALLIGYGPAIVLHILVASGDNEQNYDSELYSVPDDVSMFLFELTLCLNPILYAFRSSSYQQEFKRLLICKKPTPNIDIEMR; translated from the coding sequence ATGGCCGTTAGCGATGTCATTACCATTCTgttgtttttatgtaaaaattttACTGACGATCAACTTGGACGTGTGAGTCATAAATTCGCTACATTCGCTTGCAAGGCATTTAACATCGTTGGCATTTGTATTatggtttcttttattacaCTCACAGTTCTCGCTTTAGAAAGATATCACGCCTTGCTAAAACCCTTCAGAACCGAACTGCGGTTAAGCGAGGATAACGTCAAGAAGGCCATCGTTTTCATTTGGACTACGAGTGTCGTAATTTGCTTTCCACAGTTCTTCTTTGCAGAATGGAGCGAGGAACGCACTTCATGTGTTGGCCCATTCGATATAATGACTGAAGGAAGCAAAATTTATACACTTTTGTATGTTTCAATTTTCATCCTGCAATCGACAATCATGTTTTTCTGCTATGGATCATTGATAAGGGGATTTTACTTTACTGCTACAATTTGCTCAGAAAATGATGAAGAAGGAAACTcggagaaaaagaaactggttttGACATTTCTCCTAGCGAGTTTAGCGTTATTGATCGGTTATGGGCCTGCTATAGTTCTCCACATTCTTGTTGCATCGGGAGATAATGAACAAAATTATGACTCAGAACTATACTCTGTTCCTGACGACGTATCAATGTTTCTGTTTGAGTTAACTTTATGTCTTAACCCAATTTTGTACGCTTTTCGTAGTTCAAGCTACCAGCAAGAGTTTAAACGCCTACTGATATGCAAGAAACCGACACCGAACATTGATATTGAGATGCGGTAA